The sequence TGGTGCAGCGGCCCTTCCACTACTGCATCATTGATGAGGTGGACTCGATTTTGATTGACGAAGCCCGTACGCCTTTAATCATTTCCGGCCAGGTGAGCGACCCGGAAGAACGGGAGAAAAAGTACATCAAGGCAGCTTGGGTGGCGTCTCAACTCAAGCGAGATGAACACTACGAAGTGGACGAAAAAAACCGGAATATCCTGCTGACGGATGAAGGGTTTTTAGAAGCGGAAAAACTTCTCGGCGTCCAGGACCTCTACGACCCGGAAAATCCTTGGGCGCACTATGTGTTTAACGCCATCAAGGCCAAGGAACTGTTTATCAAAGACGTCCACTATATCGTCCGCAACGATGAGGTGGTGATTGTGGACGAGTTTACGGGGCGGGTGTTGCCAGGACGCCGCTGGAGTGATGGATTGCACCAGGCCATTGAAGCCAAAGAGGGCGTTCCCATTGAACCGGAAACCCAAACCTTAGCCAGCATTACATATCAGAATTTGTTTTTGCTCTATCCCAAGCTAGCGGGGATGACGGGAACGGCCAAAACCGAAGAAGCGGAATTCAGCAAAATTTACAAGCTGGAAGTCACAGTGATTCCCACCAACCGCCCCAATATCCGCAAGGATTTGCCCGACGTGGTGTACAAAACCGAAACGGCCAAGTGGCTGGCGGTGGCGGAAGAGTGCGCCCGGCAATACGCCATTGGGCGACCGGTGCTGGTGGGAACCACCAGTGTGGAAAAGTCGGAACTGCTGTCAGCCCTGCTGCACGAGCGCGGCATCCCCCACAACCTGCTCAACGCTAGACCTGAGAACGTGGAACGGGAGGCGGAAATCATTGCCCAAGCGGGTCGCAAGGGCGCGGTGACAATTGCCACAAACATGGCGGGGCGCGGGACGGACATCATCCTGGGGGGGAACGCCGAATACATGGCCCGGTTGAAAATGCGGGAGTATTTCATGCCCCGGCTGGTGCGGCCCGAAGAGGATGACGGGTTAAACGTGCTGGCGTCTTTGATGGGACAACGGCGCAGTGGCGGTGTGGGTTTCGGCACTGGCAAAAGGGTCAAAACCTGGAAGGCGTCCCCCAACATCTACCCGGCGGAACTTTCTCCTGAGGCCGAACGCGCACTGAAGGCGGCGGTGGATTTCGCGGTGCAAGTCTATGGCGAGCAGAGTTTGCCTGAACTAGAGGCGGAAGAAAAAATCGCGATTGCGTCCGAAAAGGGTCCGACGGATGACCCGGTGATTGCCCGGTTGCGCGAGGTTTATACGATGATTCGCCAGGAGTACGAGGTCTATACCAAAGCAGAGCACGACGAGGTGGTGAAGCTGGGGGGGCTGTACGTCATCGGCACCGAACGGCATGAATCTCGGCGTATTGACAACCAGTTGCGGGGACGGGCGGGACGGCAAGGGGACCCTGGCACCACGCGCTTTTTCCTGAGTTTGGAAGACAACCTGTTGCGCATTTTTGGTGGGGAACGGGTCGCGGCGCTGATGAACGCCTTTCGAGTAGAAGACGACATGCCCATTGAATCGCCCCTGC is a genomic window of Gloeomargarita sp. SKYB120 containing:
- the secA gene encoding preprotein translocase subunit SecA; translated protein: MLKLLFGDPNQRRINQYKPIVTEINLLEPEMEKLSDEQLRGKTAEFRQRLERGETLEDLLPEAFAVVREAGKRVLGMRHYDVQLLGGIVLHEGQIAEMKTGEGKTLVATLPAYLNALTGKGVHIVTVNDYLARRDAEWMGQLHRFLGLSVGLIQQGMDASERRKNYACDITYATNSEVGFDYLRDNMATSLEDVVQRPFHYCIIDEVDSILIDEARTPLIISGQVSDPEEREKKYIKAAWVASQLKRDEHYEVDEKNRNILLTDEGFLEAEKLLGVQDLYDPENPWAHYVFNAIKAKELFIKDVHYIVRNDEVVIVDEFTGRVLPGRRWSDGLHQAIEAKEGVPIEPETQTLASITYQNLFLLYPKLAGMTGTAKTEEAEFSKIYKLEVTVIPTNRPNIRKDLPDVVYKTETAKWLAVAEECARQYAIGRPVLVGTTSVEKSELLSALLHERGIPHNLLNARPENVEREAEIIAQAGRKGAVTIATNMAGRGTDIILGGNAEYMARLKMREYFMPRLVRPEEDDGLNVLASLMGQRRSGGVGFGTGKRVKTWKASPNIYPAELSPEAERALKAAVDFAVQVYGEQSLPELEAEEKIAIASEKGPTDDPVIARLREVYTMIRQEYEVYTKAEHDEVVKLGGLYVIGTERHESRRIDNQLRGRAGRQGDPGTTRFFLSLEDNLLRIFGGERVAALMNAFRVEDDMPIESPLLTRSLENAQKKVETYYYDIRKQVFEYDEVMNNQRRAIYAERRRILEGRDLKELVIQYAEKTIDDIIAAYINPDLPPDEWNLTGLVDKVKQFVYLLSDLEPKDLQDLTLPEIQAFLHEQVRTAYDMKEAQIEQIRPGLMREAERFFILQQLDNLWREHLQQMDALRESVGLRGYGQQDPLIEYKIEGYELFQDMMTNIRRNVVYALFQFQPQVQPVAG